In one window of Methanosarcina vacuolata Z-761 DNA:
- the lonB gene encoding ATP-dependent protease LonB, whose product MVYNNNQNIDESSGKMDEPAENISKPVQDVDTSKADQKKEESGGGMTGPESNQVKAESESDQDDYEYVDIGFSFENTSNIDVPKLLIDQVLGQEHAVEVVKKAAGQRRHIMMIGTPGTGKSLLAKAMAELLPKEELKDILVYPNMEDLNNPKIREVPAGKGREIVMAHKMEARKKAQARNMLMMLFVVGIIIYSYFVGQLLWGIIAGIMILMLTRQFLPKEEMMIPKLAVSNYDKEHAPYIDATGAHAGALLGDVRHDPFQSGGLETPAHDRVEAGDIHKAHKGVLFIDEINTLRLESQQSLLTALQEKEYPITGQSERSSGALVKTEPVPCDFIMVSAGNLDAVQKMHPALRSRIKGYGYEVYMQDSMEDTPENRKKMVRFVAQEVVRDGHIPHFDEGAVEEVIREARRRAGRKGHLTLKLRDLGGLVRVAGDIAHSEGAPLTTAEHVLAAKRIARSIEQQLADSYLENRKDYESFLRKGSAVGRVNGLAVMGGDSGIVLPIVSEVTPALSGAEGRIIATGKLKTIAKEAVLNVSAVIKNMTGTDISRHDVHIQFVGTYEGVEGDSASVSIATAVISAIEKIPVDQTVAMTGSLSVRGDVLPVGGVTYKIEAAARAGIKKVIIPKANEADVLIEKAYKDKIQIIPVSSIAEVMEHSLVGPKKNSIIEKLRNITKLSFDIPEVSPASVQAKNLFGCRN is encoded by the coding sequence ATGGTGTATAATAATAATCAGAACATAGACGAGTCTTCGGGGAAGATGGACGAACCCGCTGAAAACATCAGCAAGCCCGTTCAGGATGTAGACACGTCTAAGGCCGATCAGAAGAAGGAGGAGTCCGGTGGGGGTATGACCGGGCCTGAATCCAATCAAGTAAAGGCCGAGTCTGAGTCCGATCAGGACGATTATGAATATGTTGATATCGGTTTTTCTTTTGAAAATACTTCTAATATAGATGTACCCAAACTTCTTATCGACCAGGTGCTGGGTCAGGAACATGCCGTCGAAGTCGTAAAAAAAGCGGCTGGTCAGAGACGGCACATTATGATGATAGGGACCCCAGGAACAGGGAAATCTCTGCTTGCGAAAGCAATGGCAGAACTTCTCCCTAAAGAAGAGCTAAAGGATATCCTTGTATATCCTAACATGGAAGACCTTAACAATCCTAAAATAAGGGAAGTTCCTGCCGGAAAGGGCAGAGAAATCGTCATGGCTCACAAGATGGAGGCCAGGAAGAAAGCTCAGGCCAGAAATATGCTCATGATGCTTTTTGTTGTGGGCATTATCATCTATTCTTATTTTGTTGGTCAATTACTCTGGGGCATTATTGCAGGTATTATGATTCTCATGCTAACCCGCCAGTTCTTGCCTAAAGAAGAAATGATGATCCCGAAACTGGCGGTTTCAAACTATGACAAAGAGCATGCACCTTATATCGATGCAACCGGAGCCCACGCAGGAGCTCTGCTTGGAGATGTGAGGCACGATCCATTCCAGTCCGGTGGGCTTGAAACCCCTGCTCATGACAGAGTAGAAGCCGGAGATATCCACAAGGCCCACAAGGGTGTGCTCTTTATTGACGAAATCAACACTCTCAGGCTGGAATCCCAGCAGAGTCTCCTGACTGCACTCCAGGAAAAGGAATACCCGATTACCGGACAGTCCGAGAGAAGTTCAGGAGCTCTTGTCAAGACCGAGCCAGTACCCTGTGACTTTATTATGGTGTCTGCAGGAAACCTCGACGCTGTGCAGAAGATGCACCCTGCGCTCAGGTCAAGAATAAAAGGTTACGGCTACGAAGTTTACATGCAGGATTCTATGGAAGATACTCCTGAGAACCGGAAGAAAATGGTCCGTTTCGTTGCCCAGGAAGTTGTTCGGGACGGGCACATCCCTCACTTTGACGAAGGTGCAGTGGAAGAAGTAATTCGGGAAGCCAGAAGGCGGGCAGGCAGGAAAGGGCACCTTACCCTGAAGCTTCGTGACCTTGGTGGACTTGTACGCGTGGCAGGAGACATTGCCCATTCCGAAGGCGCTCCATTAACAACCGCTGAGCACGTACTTGCAGCAAAAAGAATTGCAAGATCTATTGAACAGCAGCTTGCAGATAGTTATCTGGAAAACCGCAAAGATTACGAATCCTTCCTTAGAAAAGGTTCTGCTGTGGGCAGAGTCAACGGGCTTGCAGTCATGGGTGGAGATTCAGGAATTGTACTTCCCATAGTATCCGAAGTCACCCCGGCACTTTCCGGAGCCGAAGGGCGTATTATAGCAACAGGTAAGCTTAAGACGATTGCGAAGGAAGCAGTACTAAATGTCTCTGCCGTTATTAAGAACATGACAGGTACGGATATATCCAGACATGATGTCCATATCCAGTTTGTAGGGACCTACGAAGGTGTTGAAGGAGACAGTGCATCAGTTTCCATTGCAACAGCTGTCATATCTGCCATTGAGAAGATTCCTGTAGACCAGACCGTGGCAATGACAGGTTCCCTTTCAGTCAGGGGAGATGTCCTGCCTGTAGGTGGAGTTACCTATAAAATTGAGGCTGCAGCCCGGGCCGGGATTAAGAAAGTAATTATCCCCAAAGCAAACGAGGCAGATGTCCTTATCGAAAAGGCGTACAAGGACAAAATCCAGATTATTCCTGTCTCCTCTATTGCGGAGGTAATGGAACACAGCCTTGTAGGTCCGAAAAAGAACTCAATTATCGAAAAATTGCGAAACATTACAAAGCTCAGCTTCGATATTCCTGAGGTTTCACCCGCTTCCGTGCAGGCTAAGAACCTTTTCGGGTGCAGGAACTGA